The Trachemys scripta elegans isolate TJP31775 chromosome 21, CAS_Tse_1.0, whole genome shotgun sequence genome has a segment encoding these proteins:
- the LOC117868675 gene encoding placenta-expressed transcript 1 protein-like: MAALISTLQLLFLGALIAPVYLQDPCQLIQNTTNPGSYNLSVNPAVYMANTNYSVTVSGVVNGSLVILQALNSQNSSVGQWEDPVVNCNNLSVGQQNITNTATVQWRSPTSGSAPVEIRVLVTFSNNSTLPQLQKTTLNTASTVSSGSTTKTPTTPASTTSSVSTVQASSFLLAAVHLLSLFVTGKLFS; the protein is encoded by the exons ATGGCAGCCCTTATCTCCACACTGCAATTGCTCTTCCTTGGGGCTCTGATTGCCCCCGTCTATTTGCAGGATCCTTGTCAACTTATCCAGAATACCACTAATCCTGGCTCTTACAATCTATCTGTGAACCCTGCTGTCTACATGGCAAACACAAACTACAGTG TAACAGTTAGTGGAGTCGTGAACGGCAGCTTGGTTATCCTGCAGGCCCTCAATTCCCAGAACTCCTCTGTGGGCCAGTGGGAAGATCCAGTTGTGAACTGCAACAACCTATCAGTAGGGCAGCAAAATATCACCAACACAGCCACAGTACAATGGAGATCTCCAACCAGTGGGTCAGCCCCTGTGGAAATAAG GGTTCTTGTGACTTTTTCCAATAACTCTAcccttccccagctccagaaGACAAccctgaatacag CATCTACAGTCTCCTCTGGATCAACGACAAAGACACCCACCACACCTGCCAGCACCACCAGTTCCGTCTCCACGGTGCAGGCCAGCTCCTTCCTCCTGGCAGCCGTCCACCTGCTGTCACTCTTTGTTACTGGCAAACTGTTCTCCTAG